One region of Duncaniella freteri genomic DNA includes:
- a CDS encoding two-component regulator propeller domain-containing protein: MRIIHLLLTTIIFFSSALISEGQTHRLFSSDKDLSSSLINDVFQDSYGMIWIATEDGLNRYDGAKFTVYRRCNDRPNGLAHNFVNSVFEDKDRNLFIGTHNGAQMYNRDDDTFSPPAVFDSNGKSHTGNIKSFFQRDNGEIWIVGNITAPIKSIENGKIKVRHIPESRKLFGFSHQGIEDSAGNIWIIKDEAGLYRIDRSGKIKHYFSNPDSPGLVSVVESPVSGLFFGSYDKGLFRYNYDKDSFEHIADCPGGSIIRDLYADKNGDIYIATDGRGLLKYSRDTRTVSQFYDGLWSLDASVQKVHSVTKDNDGNMWLGIYQKGVELVSNHLNAFNYLGSRSAVNNIIGNSCVTAIHKTGDGRLWIGTDNDGIYIVDKNRQSSKHLSGNGIPEVVLSLFEDSAGRIWVGSIRGEAGYVDQTTGKFTSIPIYDMNGKKVVRIYSYTEDNNGNIWIATMGFGLFRHNVATGQTTQWNHGRKQSIYYIDAIYFSQQSGALYLGTYDGLDIIADPTKNEVKNFEEKSIVFSIREDKAGNIWFATSEGLKMLDPLTEQTVTYTIDNGLPVNTVYSLEACQDDIWASTTKGLARLNRKTGTITNYYIENGLQANEFYKNSSLCDDDTLYFGGINGLSYFNPDAVVKPGRKLNVRVTDLYVNGIPVNRNPKLGSIVKGPVYATTQIKIPSPKTPVALEFATCELGNTQSVTYMYSLDGKPWVSLPRESRIVSFSNITAGHHTLDMKVIDNGIESNISRVDLYVSPLWYQSTCAYIVYSILMVVIAFMLWRFIKTRSHMRNQALEREYMRQVNEARMQFFINVSHEIRSPMSLVIAPLQKLISQESDTTRLRCYNLIYRNAKRVLRLVNELMDIRKIEKGQMNLIYKEVQIVQFIDDIYYTYSEAIAAKGISFSFHHEGNDGLKVWIDTSNFDKVIVNLLSNALKYTPSGGSIKIWLSTVRNATGKEMAQISVTDTGCGIPDKEKPHIFERFYQVMNNNAGGSGVGLNLTEALVKLHHGDIEVTDNPEGQGSCFTVRIPLGLPPADTNHVIDNNIKTDGHSLETTLLPDLPSENNTQQLNSTKGTIFIAEDDAEIRNYLKNELSTHYRVIAFENGKLAFDEMFRHKPDLVISDLMMPEMNGLTLAQKIKQNVNLNHIPVILLTAKGRDEDTLEGLRAGADAYISKPFNIEILLTTINNLILVRKNLQNIYSGNQAQKEHLEEIGVISTNEALLSKIMKVINANMDNADFTVEAFAIEVGMSRVHLHRKLKELTNQSPRDFIRNMRLQQASRLLSENKLPISEVAYMVGFKNANHFSVAFKELYGTTPSAYMDSNSIEGS, translated from the coding sequence ATGAGAATTATCCATCTATTACTCACCACCATCATCTTCTTCTCGTCTGCCCTTATATCAGAAGGACAGACCCACCGGCTGTTCTCCTCGGACAAAGACCTGTCAAGCAGCCTTATCAACGATGTATTTCAAGATTCCTATGGAATGATATGGATAGCCACTGAAGATGGGCTCAACAGATATGACGGAGCTAAATTCACTGTGTACCGACGCTGCAATGACAGGCCGAACGGACTTGCCCATAACTTCGTAAACTCTGTGTTTGAGGACAAGGACAGGAACCTTTTCATAGGCACACACAACGGCGCTCAGATGTATAACCGCGATGATGACACATTCTCGCCTCCGGCAGTTTTTGACAGCAACGGCAAAAGTCATACCGGAAACATCAAGTCATTCTTCCAGCGCGACAACGGAGAGATATGGATAGTGGGCAATATCACGGCCCCGATAAAATCGATTGAGAATGGCAAAATTAAGGTCAGGCATATCCCTGAGAGCAGAAAGCTGTTTGGCTTCAGCCATCAAGGCATAGAGGACAGTGCAGGCAACATATGGATCATAAAGGATGAGGCAGGGCTTTACCGTATAGACCGATCCGGCAAAATAAAACATTACTTCAGTAATCCTGACTCACCTGGGCTCGTATCTGTTGTCGAAAGCCCTGTATCAGGCTTGTTCTTCGGATCATATGACAAAGGACTGTTCCGCTACAATTACGATAAAGATTCATTCGAGCATATAGCCGACTGCCCAGGAGGCAGTATTATACGTGACCTATATGCCGACAAAAACGGCGACATATACATAGCCACCGACGGCAGAGGTCTGCTTAAATACTCTCGTGACACCCGAACTGTAAGCCAATTCTATGATGGGCTATGGTCGCTTGATGCAAGCGTGCAGAAAGTGCATAGTGTCACCAAGGACAATGACGGCAACATGTGGCTCGGCATATATCAGAAAGGAGTGGAGCTGGTATCCAACCACCTCAATGCATTCAATTATCTCGGAAGCCGATCGGCTGTCAACAATATCATAGGCAACAGTTGTGTCACAGCGATACACAAGACCGGCGACGGACGTCTGTGGATAGGTACCGACAACGACGGCATATACATAGTGGACAAAAACCGCCAATCATCAAAACACTTGTCAGGCAACGGCATTCCGGAAGTCGTGCTATCGCTGTTTGAGGACAGTGCCGGGCGTATATGGGTAGGCTCTATCAGAGGCGAGGCTGGATATGTGGACCAGACAACAGGAAAGTTCACCAGCATACCTATCTATGACATGAACGGAAAAAAAGTGGTGCGTATCTACAGTTACACCGAGGACAACAACGGCAACATATGGATCGCCACAATGGGATTCGGACTGTTCCGCCACAACGTCGCAACCGGACAGACGACACAATGGAACCACGGACGCAAACAGTCCATATACTATATAGATGCGATATACTTCTCTCAACAGTCAGGAGCATTATACCTCGGCACATACGACGGACTTGACATAATAGCCGACCCGACAAAAAACGAAGTAAAAAATTTCGAGGAAAAGAGCATTGTTTTTTCAATTCGTGAGGACAAGGCAGGAAACATATGGTTTGCCACCTCGGAAGGGCTCAAAATGCTTGATCCACTCACCGAACAGACCGTCACCTATACAATTGATAACGGACTCCCGGTCAACACAGTATATTCACTTGAAGCATGCCAGGATGACATCTGGGCATCGACAACCAAAGGTCTTGCCCGACTTAACCGAAAGACCGGAACAATCACCAATTACTATATAGAAAACGGTCTGCAAGCCAACGAATTCTACAAAAACTCCTCTCTTTGCGACGACGATACGTTATATTTCGGAGGCATAAACGGACTTAGCTACTTCAATCCCGATGCGGTGGTAAAGCCCGGCAGAAAGCTCAATGTACGAGTGACCGATCTGTATGTCAACGGCATACCTGTAAACCGCAATCCTAAATTAGGCTCTATAGTAAAAGGTCCGGTATATGCTACCACCCAAATAAAAATTCCGAGTCCGAAAACACCTGTAGCACTCGAATTTGCCACATGCGAACTTGGTAACACCCAAAGCGTGACATATATGTACTCACTTGACGGCAAACCATGGGTGAGCCTCCCGCGAGAAAGCCGAATTGTGAGCTTCAGCAATATCACTGCCGGACACCACACTCTCGATATGAAAGTGATAGACAACGGTATCGAATCCAACATCAGCAGAGTCGACCTGTACGTATCCCCTCTGTGGTACCAGTCAACATGTGCATACATCGTATACTCAATACTCATGGTTGTGATAGCATTCATGCTGTGGAGATTCATAAAAACCCGCAGCCATATGCGCAACCAAGCTCTTGAGCGGGAATATATGCGGCAAGTCAACGAGGCACGTATGCAATTCTTCATAAATGTGTCTCACGAGATCAGATCGCCGATGTCGCTAGTGATAGCTCCGCTACAAAAACTCATCTCACAGGAATCAGACACAACACGCCTGCGCTGCTACAACCTGATATACCGAAATGCCAAACGTGTGCTCCGACTGGTGAACGAGCTCATGGATATCCGAAAAATCGAAAAAGGACAGATGAACCTTATATACAAAGAGGTGCAGATTGTTCAGTTCATCGATGACATATATTACACCTATTCCGAAGCAATAGCAGCCAAAGGAATCAGCTTCTCATTCCATCATGAGGGGAATGATGGCCTTAAAGTGTGGATCGATACATCCAATTTTGATAAGGTGATAGTCAACCTGCTTTCCAATGCATTGAAATACACACCCTCAGGCGGAAGTATAAAAATATGGCTGTCTACTGTACGAAACGCCACTGGCAAGGAAATGGCACAGATCAGTGTCACCGATACAGGCTGCGGCATACCCGATAAGGAGAAGCCACACATATTTGAACGATTCTATCAGGTGATGAACAACAATGCCGGAGGCTCAGGCGTGGGTCTGAATCTCACGGAAGCACTTGTGAAACTCCACCATGGAGATATCGAAGTCACCGACAATCCTGAAGGTCAAGGATCATGCTTCACTGTACGCATTCCGCTCGGACTTCCGCCAGCCGACACCAACCATGTGATCGACAATAATATCAAGACCGACGGACACTCTCTCGAAACCACTCTCCTACCCGACCTGCCATCGGAAAACAATACTCAGCAACTTAACTCCACAAAAGGCACTATCTTCATTGCTGAGGATGACGCGGAGATAAGAAACTATCTTAAGAATGAACTTTCCACCCATTACAGAGTCATTGCTTTCGAGAACGGCAAACTGGCTTTTGACGAAATGTTCAGGCACAAACCCGACCTTGTGATCAGCGACCTTATGATGCCTGAAATGAACGGTCTGACACTCGCTCAGAAGATAAAACAGAATGTGAACCTCAACCATATTCCGGTGATACTCCTGACAGCCAAAGGGCGTGACGAGGATACTCTGGAAGGACTCAGAGCAGGTGCTGACGCATATATCTCTAAGCCGTTCAACATTGAGATACTACTGACCACAATAAACAACCTGATACTCGTGCGAAAAAACCTGCAAAACATCTATTCTGGAAATCAGGCACAGAAAGAGCATCTTGAAGAGATTGGGGTCATATCAACCAACGAAGCCCTACTCTCCAAGATAATGAAAGTGATAAACGCAAATATGGACAATGCCGATTTCACTGTGGAAGCTTTCGCTATAGAAGTAGGCATGAGCCGCGTGCATCTTCACAGAAAACTCAAGGAACTTACCAATCAGTCACCACGCGACTTCATACGCAACATGCGGCTGCAACAGGCATCCAGGCTACTGTCAGAAAACAAGTTGCCCATCTCGGAGGTAGCCTACATGGTAGGATTCAAAAATGCCAACCATTTCTCCGTTGCATTCAAAGAGCTATACGGCACCACGCCATCCGCCTACATGGACTCAAACTCAATAGAAGGGTCCTGA
- a CDS encoding alpha-glucuronidase has translation MKCLYLIAFAICASVLGFNCAVAGELADEDGSRLWLRGDKYNGAEVLFRGSMTPSIEIALSELRGGWRGGPVRLELKKGGGKESFRIFSDKNGIKITSAGDAGLLYGAYHLLRMQNTGADMSNIDVSEMPAFDLRILNHWDNPDGSIERGYAGHSLWRWDELPGVVAPRYREYARANASVGINGAVLNNVNASPTILTKDNLVKVKAIADELRPYGVKTYISVNFASPMVVGCLPTADPLDKGVGRWWKDKVDEIYGLIPDFGGFLVKANSEGQPGPCDYGRTHAEGANMLAAALARHGGIVMWRAFVYSASDSDRAKQASLEFQPLDGEFAPNVIVQIKNGPIDFQPREPYSPLFTSLEHTPTMVEMQLTQEYLGFSNHLAYLAPLWKEFFDFVPPSSLKGIAGVANTGDDVNWCGHHFGQSNWYAFGRMAWDPGLTSGEVAEEWLKQTFCSDSAFVTPVKGMMLDSREAVVDYMMPLGLHHIFAWGHHYGPEPWCEVPGARHDWLPSYYHRADKQGIGFDRSVTGSNAVSQYPDSLCRLYGDVSTCPEEYLLWFHHVPWGHKMRSGRTLWDELCHRYDHGVSEARRFQCVWDMAEPYVDSRRFRDVQSKLRIQSRDAVWWKDACLQYFATFSGMPISYGIERPVHDLDDMMKFKLDITNEECPESGFNK, from the coding sequence ATGAAATGTCTTTATTTGATCGCATTTGCGATATGCGCTTCGGTGCTTGGCTTCAACTGTGCCGTAGCCGGTGAGCTTGCTGATGAGGACGGTTCACGTCTGTGGCTTCGTGGAGATAAATATAACGGAGCCGAAGTCCTGTTCAGAGGTTCTATGACGCCATCGATAGAGATTGCCTTATCCGAACTGCGTGGCGGATGGCGAGGCGGACCAGTGAGGCTTGAGCTAAAAAAAGGTGGCGGCAAGGAGAGTTTCAGAATCTTTTCCGACAAGAATGGGATTAAGATCACGTCAGCCGGAGATGCCGGGTTGTTGTATGGTGCCTATCATCTGTTGCGTATGCAGAATACAGGAGCTGACATGTCGAATATCGATGTGAGTGAGATGCCTGCATTCGATTTGCGTATCCTGAATCATTGGGACAATCCTGACGGGAGTATTGAACGTGGTTATGCCGGACATAGCCTGTGGCGTTGGGATGAGCTTCCGGGGGTCGTGGCTCCGCGTTATCGTGAGTATGCAAGGGCAAATGCCTCGGTAGGCATAAATGGTGCCGTGCTCAATAATGTGAATGCTTCACCGACCATTCTCACTAAAGATAATCTTGTAAAGGTCAAAGCTATTGCCGATGAGCTCCGTCCTTATGGTGTGAAGACTTACATATCGGTGAATTTTGCATCGCCTATGGTTGTGGGTTGTCTGCCTACAGCTGATCCTCTCGACAAAGGTGTGGGCAGATGGTGGAAAGATAAAGTCGATGAGATATATGGGCTTATACCAGATTTCGGCGGTTTTCTGGTAAAGGCTAATTCCGAAGGGCAGCCCGGACCGTGTGATTATGGTCGTACTCATGCCGAAGGTGCCAATATGCTTGCCGCTGCGCTTGCTCGTCATGGGGGCATAGTGATGTGGCGTGCTTTTGTCTATAGTGCGAGTGACAGTGACCGTGCCAAGCAGGCATCATTGGAGTTTCAGCCACTTGATGGAGAGTTTGCACCTAATGTGATAGTCCAGATAAAGAATGGCCCGATTGATTTCCAGCCTCGTGAGCCATATAGTCCCTTGTTTACGTCACTTGAGCACACCCCGACAATGGTGGAGATGCAGCTTACCCAGGAGTATCTCGGGTTCTCCAATCATCTTGCCTATCTCGCTCCGTTATGGAAGGAGTTCTTTGATTTTGTACCGCCGTCGAGTCTCAAGGGGATAGCCGGAGTCGCTAATACCGGTGATGATGTAAACTGGTGCGGGCATCATTTCGGACAGTCCAACTGGTATGCTTTCGGCCGTATGGCTTGGGATCCTGGTTTGACATCCGGCGAGGTGGCTGAAGAATGGCTGAAACAGACATTCTGTTCTGACAGTGCTTTTGTAACTCCTGTCAAGGGGATGATGCTTGACAGCAGGGAGGCTGTTGTGGATTATATGATGCCTCTCGGACTGCATCATATATTTGCATGGGGGCACCATTATGGTCCGGAGCCTTGGTGTGAAGTCCCGGGTGCTCGTCATGACTGGTTGCCGTCATATTATCACCGTGCTGATAAGCAGGGTATCGGTTTTGACCGCAGTGTAACCGGTAGCAATGCTGTGTCGCAGTATCCCGATTCATTGTGCCGGCTGTATGGCGATGTTTCCACATGCCCTGAAGAGTATCTGTTATGGTTCCATCATGTGCCGTGGGGGCATAAGATGCGCAGTGGGCGCACTCTCTGGGACGAGCTCTGTCACCGTTATGATCATGGAGTATCTGAAGCCCGCAGATTTCAGTGTGTGTGGGATATGGCTGAGCCGTATGTCGATTCGCGTCGTTTCAGGGATGTCCAGTCCAAACTCAGGATACAGTCGCGTGATGCTGTGTGGTGGAAGGATGCATGTCTGCAATACTTCGCGACATTTTCAGGCATGCCGATATCTTATGGGATAGAACGGCCTGTGCATGATCTTGATGATATGATGAAATTTAAGCTCGACATTACCAATGAGGAATGCCCTGAATCCGGATTTAACAAATAG
- a CDS encoding endo-1,4-beta-xylanase, with the protein MDVDYFHYDGASNKLPSLASATEGKYLAGVALGVRDINSEAARKLAADNFNCIVAENCMKSAEIHPEEDVYDFTDADKFVEFGVKNNMKIIGHCLIWHSQCPRWFCHDEKGNLVSPEVLKRRMKEHITTVMQRYRGKIHGWDVVNEAIENDGSWRNSDFYKILGAEFIPLAFRYAHEADPDAQLYYNDYSMDAEGKRNTVVNLIRDLKKRGLRIDAVGMQSHVGLHEPTIDEYEKSLLAFVAEGVHVMATEFDVSILPFVHASANISDTAKYDERLNPYRNGVPEEVQFEWNKRVRDFFNLYDKYSDVFDRLTVWGLTDASSWKNNFPIVGRTDYPVFIDRAGKIKPVVYDIIGDYIRNKK; encoded by the coding sequence ATCGATGTTGATTATTTCCATTATGACGGAGCGTCAAACAAGCTGCCCTCACTTGCATCGGCTACTGAAGGAAAATATCTTGCAGGTGTGGCGTTGGGTGTCCGCGATATAAATTCGGAGGCTGCACGCAAGCTCGCTGCTGATAATTTCAACTGTATTGTAGCCGAGAACTGTATGAAGTCGGCTGAGATCCACCCCGAGGAGGATGTGTATGATTTCACTGACGCTGACAAGTTTGTAGAGTTCGGTGTAAAGAACAATATGAAGATCATAGGCCATTGCCTCATATGGCATTCTCAGTGTCCTCGTTGGTTCTGTCATGACGAAAAGGGCAATCTCGTCTCTCCCGAAGTCCTGAAGCGTCGCATGAAGGAGCATATCACTACAGTCATGCAGCGTTACAGAGGTAAGATTCATGGCTGGGATGTTGTCAACGAGGCAATTGAGAATGATGGCTCATGGCGCAACTCTGATTTCTATAAGATTCTTGGTGCTGAGTTCATTCCGTTGGCATTCCGGTATGCTCATGAGGCTGATCCGGATGCACAGCTCTACTATAATGATTACTCTATGGATGCGGAAGGTAAGCGCAACACAGTGGTCAATCTGATACGCGATCTCAAGAAGAGAGGTCTGCGCATAGATGCTGTTGGGATGCAGTCGCATGTCGGGCTTCATGAGCCTACTATAGATGAATATGAGAAGAGCTTGTTGGCATTTGTAGCTGAGGGTGTGCATGTGATGGCGACAGAGTTTGATGTGAGCATACTTCCGTTTGTTCATGCCAGTGCCAATATATCGGATACTGCCAAATATGATGAACGCCTTAACCCTTATCGCAACGGTGTGCCGGAGGAGGTGCAGTTTGAATGGAATAAGCGTGTCAGAGACTTTTTCAATCTGTATGACAAGTATTCCGATGTGTTTGACCGTCTCACCGTATGGGGGCTCACTGATGCGTCATCATGGAAGAACAATTTCCCGATAGTGGGACGTACTGACTATCCGGTATTCATAGACCGTGCAGGAAAGATCAAACCAGTAGTTTACGATATAATAGGTGATTATATAAGGAATAAAAAATGA